A single genomic interval of Helianthus annuus cultivar XRQ/B chromosome 6, HanXRQr2.0-SUNRISE, whole genome shotgun sequence harbors:
- the LOC110865945 gene encoding uncharacterized protein LOC110865945 → MSKTIIPVTLLLFLVFTAVLVRSQSIVPARYDGFVYGKHTASMDTVLVEAFFDPVCPDSRDAWPPLKQAIDHYGPDLVSLIVHPFPLPYHDNAFVTSRALHVVNEINTSATYHLMEAFFVHQERFYNAQTLKMSREAVLDQVIGFASNALGNSMQSAIKSGFADSKTGTKTRVSFKYGCSRGVYGTPFFFVNGFLLPVSDDAIDYDGWRKIIDPLTNKQRRYPLSVF, encoded by the exons ATGTCAAAAACCATAATTCCGGTGACTTTGCTGCTGTTTTTAGTCTTCACGGCGGTTTTAGTCCGGTCGCAGTCTATAGTTCCAGCGAGGTACGATGGATTCGTGTACGGGAAACACACGGCGTCCATGGACACCGTGTTGGTCGAGGCTTTTTTCGACCCAGTCTGCCCCGATAGCAGAGACGCCTGGCCGCCGCTTAAACAAGCGATCGATCATTACGGTCCCGACCTCGTCTCTCTCATCGTTCACCCGTTCCCACTACC ATACCATGACAACGCTTTTGTTACTTCCCGAGCTTTGCATGTTGTCAATGAGATAAATACTTCAGCTACATACCACTTGATGGAAGCTTTTTTTGTGCATCAG gagcGGTTTTACAATGCACAAACCTTAAAAATGTCTAGAGAGGCCGTTCTTGATCAAGTTATAGGGTTCGCATCAAACGCTCTTGGGAACTCCATGCAATCTGCCATTAAGTCTGGATTTGCTGACTCGAAGACTGGTACCAAAACTAGGGTATCATTTAAG TATGGTTGTTCAAGAGGGGTGTATGGCACGCCATTTTTCTTTGTTAACGGCTTTTTGCTACCCGTCAGTGATGATGCAATCGACTACGATGGATGGAGAAAAATCATTGACCCCCTTACTAACAAACAACGACGGTATCCGTTGAGTGTCTTCTGA